The following proteins come from a genomic window of Bacillus marinisedimentorum:
- the galU gene encoding UTP--glucose-1-phosphate uridylyltransferase GalU: MKVRKAIIPAGGLGTRFLPATKAQPKEMLPIVDKPAIQYIVEEAAASGIDDIIIVSGRGKRAIEDHFDKSYELEAALEAKGKWEQLAEVQSISNLANIHYIRQKEPLGLGHAIASCQSFIGNEPFAVLLGDDIVRTAGTPCLKQLLSIHDRYHASVVGVQPVPEEETSKYGIVEPKGTEPEEGVINLESLIEKPPAGHAPSTYAIMGRYILQPEIFPILQGLEPGSGGEIQLTDAINLLNEQQAVIAYHFEGRRYDIGNKLGFIKATLDLALEREELQAELRSYLEELVKKGIL; encoded by the coding sequence ATGAAAGTCCGTAAAGCGATCATTCCGGCAGGAGGCCTCGGAACCCGTTTTTTACCGGCTACAAAAGCACAGCCGAAAGAGATGCTGCCCATTGTTGATAAGCCTGCGATCCAGTATATAGTTGAAGAAGCGGCAGCCTCCGGAATTGATGATATCATCATCGTGAGCGGCCGCGGCAAACGCGCGATTGAAGACCATTTTGATAAATCATATGAACTGGAAGCCGCTCTCGAAGCGAAAGGAAAGTGGGAGCAGCTGGCTGAGGTGCAATCCATTTCGAATCTTGCCAATATCCATTATATCCGGCAAAAAGAGCCGCTCGGCCTGGGGCATGCGATTGCTTCCTGCCAGTCATTCATTGGAAATGAGCCGTTTGCCGTTTTACTCGGCGATGACATCGTCCGTACGGCGGGAACACCGTGCTTGAAACAGCTCCTTTCCATTCATGATCGGTACCATGCTTCCGTAGTCGGAGTCCAGCCTGTTCCTGAAGAAGAGACATCGAAATATGGCATCGTAGAACCAAAGGGGACGGAACCGGAAGAAGGTGTCATCAATCTGGAGAGCCTTATCGAAAAACCGCCTGCCGGACATGCGCCATCCACTTACGCCATTATGGGGCGGTACATTCTTCAGCCGGAAATTTTTCCAATTTTGCAAGGCCTTGAACCTGGCAGCGGCGGTGAAATTCAGTTGACAGATGCCATCAATTTGTTGAACGAACAACAGGCAGTGATCGCTTATCATTTTGAAGGCCGCCGTTATGATATCGGCAATAAACTCGGTTTTATCAAAGCGACTTTGGACCTGGCACTTGAACGGGAAGAGTTGCAGGCCGAACTGCGGTCATACCTTGAAGAACTCGTAAAAAAAGGAATCCTATAG
- a CDS encoding bifunctional folylpolyglutamate synthase/dihydrofolate synthase, translating into MSYSNFFKRYYSRTMNRKNGYHAVLLEKLLSHFDLDPREFQFIQIAGSAGKGSTAHFLSAILTASDVAHGLFTGPHLSRYEERFQINGEEMPAPDLEKLSSEVEKGLKTFQEEQELGHMHLMILIGLLWYSRNGIGLVVYENGVGGKSDPAILFDPLIAVLTEITKDHTQLLGTEIEDITADKAAIIKSGTASVICGMRSPAARSYLRALSETAAVPFLFFGEDFSVESRRSARGTSVFDYSGKKDLKRLELSAPGYHQIQNAATAIAAVCELAGLTSAGNEEAIRLGLQVVRIPARYEMVTKNGRNVVIDGAHNVLELETLARNLKNDGMSPQAVIFSASSNKNSTEMINSVFYPEARYDIVPSPFAERRVNKEAVERMMDSTGLTWEWQADAGTALNKAFQSTEKGDTILITGSLYFAGEARRLLMT; encoded by the coding sequence ATGTCATATAGCAACTTTTTTAAACGTTATTACAGCCGGACAATGAACAGGAAGAACGGATATCATGCAGTGCTTCTTGAAAAACTGCTCAGCCATTTTGATTTAGACCCGCGCGAATTTCAATTTATCCAAATTGCAGGTTCCGCCGGAAAAGGGTCAACCGCCCATTTTCTTTCAGCGATTCTTACCGCAAGTGATGTCGCCCACGGGCTGTTTACGGGTCCGCATCTCTCCAGGTATGAAGAACGGTTTCAAATAAATGGCGAGGAAATGCCAGCCCCTGATTTAGAAAAGCTCTCTTCCGAAGTGGAGAAAGGGCTGAAAACGTTTCAGGAAGAGCAAGAATTGGGGCATATGCATCTCATGATTCTCATCGGGCTGCTGTGGTACAGCCGCAATGGGATTGGCCTTGTCGTTTATGAAAATGGCGTCGGGGGCAAAAGCGACCCTGCAATTTTATTTGATCCACTCATTGCAGTTTTAACGGAAATTACGAAAGACCATACACAACTGCTCGGTACCGAAATAGAGGATATTACAGCGGATAAAGCCGCCATTATAAAAAGCGGTACAGCATCGGTCATCTGCGGCATGCGCAGCCCCGCTGCCCGCAGTTACTTGAGAGCCCTTTCCGAAACCGCAGCAGTCCCTTTCCTGTTTTTCGGGGAAGACTTTTCGGTGGAAAGCAGGAGATCAGCCAGGGGCACATCCGTTTTTGATTACAGCGGAAAAAAGGATTTGAAGCGACTAGAGCTTTCCGCTCCCGGATATCATCAAATCCAAAATGCTGCAACCGCCATTGCTGCTGTATGCGAGCTTGCTGGATTGACGTCTGCAGGTAATGAAGAAGCTATTCGTTTGGGACTGCAGGTTGTCCGTATTCCGGCCAGGTACGAAATGGTTACAAAAAACGGCAGGAATGTTGTGATTGATGGCGCCCATAATGTGCTGGAGCTTGAGACACTCGCTCGAAATTTGAAAAATGATGGCATGTCTCCGCAAGCAGTCATTTTTTCGGCCAGTTCGAATAAAAATAGTACGGAAATGATTAATTCGGTTTTTTATCCCGAAGCAAGGTATGATATTGTTCCATCGCCTTTTGCGGAAAGAAGGGTAAATAAAGAGGCCGTGGAAAGGATGATGGACAGCACCGGTTTGACATGGGAGTGGCAGGCTGATGCCGGGACCGCTCTCAACAAAGCGTTTCAGTCCACGGAAAAAGGGGATACCATTCTTATAACCGGTTCTTTGTATTTTGCCGGAGAAGCCCGGCGGCTGCTTATGACATGA
- the wrbA gene encoding NAD(P)H:quinone oxidoreductase, with amino-acid sequence MTKIRTAIIYYSSTGTNYRLAKMAADGAREKGGEVKLLKVPETAPMHAIESNQAWKEHLEKTDSIPDATLEDLEWADAIVFSCPTRFGNVPAQMKQFLDSTGGLWMEGKLANKVVSAMSSANNPNGGQEQTVLSLYTTMFHWGAIVVSPGYTDESVYKAGGNPYGTTVTVDQDGNMKEEVEAAVKHQAKRTVTVAEWVKNGSD; translated from the coding sequence ATGACAAAAATAAGAACCGCAATTATCTATTACAGTTCGACCGGCACGAATTACCGACTTGCCAAGATGGCAGCAGACGGAGCCCGGGAAAAAGGCGGAGAAGTCAAACTGCTGAAGGTACCAGAAACGGCACCTATGCATGCAATCGAATCAAATCAGGCCTGGAAAGAGCATCTTGAAAAAACAGACAGCATCCCGGATGCCACCCTTGAAGACTTGGAATGGGCGGACGCTATCGTTTTCAGCTGCCCGACACGATTCGGAAATGTTCCTGCACAGATGAAGCAGTTCCTCGATTCCACAGGAGGTCTCTGGATGGAAGGGAAGCTTGCCAATAAGGTGGTAAGTGCCATGTCTTCCGCCAATAATCCTAATGGAGGCCAGGAGCAGACTGTCCTGTCCCTTTATACGACTATGTTCCATTGGGGGGCAATTGTCGTATCACCTGGTTACACGGATGAGTCAGTCTATAAGGCGGGGGGTAACCCTTACGGCACGACTGTAACGGTGGACCAGGACGGCAATATGAAAGAGGAAGTGGAAGCAGCCGTAAAGCATCAGGCGAAACGGACGGTCACTGTCGCCGAATGGGTGAAAAACGGAAGCGATTAA
- a CDS encoding DUF1259 domain-containing protein, which translates to MSDMKELCKKFGETLGGEGKAKEGVCAVEIKRNLDVKIMGKPFKSEIKGEIHFESLDEDGKSLNAAEMAVLEEEVPAYVAALSKYDLMVSAVHNHWLHAEPNLLYVHCQSVEPPLDFAEKLAEAIKVLKK; encoded by the coding sequence ATGTCAGACATGAAGGAACTATGTAAGAAATTCGGTGAAACACTGGGCGGCGAAGGAAAAGCGAAAGAAGGCGTTTGTGCGGTGGAAATCAAACGCAACCTTGATGTGAAAATAATGGGTAAACCGTTTAAAAGTGAAATTAAAGGCGAGATCCACTTCGAATCCCTGGATGAAGATGGGAAATCACTGAATGCTGCGGAAATGGCGGTCCTTGAAGAAGAGGTGCCTGCCTATGTGGCAGCACTGTCAAAATACGATCTGATGGTGAGTGCTGTCCACAACCATTGGCTGCATGCCGAACCGAACCTATTATACGTCCACTGCCAGTCGGTTGAACCCCCGCTTGACTTTGCGGAAAAACTTGCAGAAGCAATCAAAGTCCTGAAAAAATGA
- the trpB gene encoding tryptophan synthase subunit beta, producing the protein MSRVETEKKGFYGQFGGSQVPPGLQEVLNQLEEEFLKYKDDPEFNEEFKYYLKEYVGRENPLTFAANLTRQLGGAKIYLKREDLNHMGAHKINNVLGQILLAKRMGAKRVIAETGAGQHGVATAMGCAMFNMDCTIYMGLEDTKRQALNVFRMEMLGAEVVAVDKGQGRLKEAVDEALNDLVENYQNTFYLLGSAVGPHPYPTMVKHFQAVISEESKRQVLEKEGKLPTAVIACVGGGSNAIGAFAHYIDEPDVRLIGVEPDKAPTLTEGVPADLHGFKCLALIDENGQPKPTYSIAAGLDYPGVGPEHSFMKTNGRAEYVTVTNDEVLEAFQKLSRTEGIIPALESSHAVAHAMKLAPQLPADDVLIVNVSGRGDKDVQHVYNLLNNER; encoded by the coding sequence ATGAGCAGAGTGGAAACAGAGAAAAAAGGGTTTTATGGACAATTTGGCGGAAGCCAGGTGCCGCCTGGGCTTCAGGAAGTATTGAACCAGCTTGAAGAGGAGTTCTTGAAGTATAAAGACGATCCAGAATTCAACGAAGAGTTCAAGTACTATTTGAAGGAGTATGTGGGCAGGGAAAATCCGCTCACGTTTGCAGCCAATCTCACAAGACAACTCGGCGGTGCTAAAATTTATTTAAAACGTGAAGATTTGAATCATATGGGAGCGCATAAGATTAATAACGTGCTGGGGCAAATCCTGCTCGCCAAGCGAATGGGTGCAAAGCGGGTGATCGCCGAAACTGGTGCAGGACAACACGGCGTTGCGACAGCGATGGGATGTGCCATGTTCAATATGGATTGCACCATTTACATGGGCCTTGAAGATACGAAGCGGCAGGCGCTCAATGTTTTCCGGATGGAAATGCTCGGCGCGGAAGTCGTTGCTGTAGATAAAGGCCAGGGCCGGCTCAAAGAGGCAGTTGATGAAGCGCTCAATGACCTCGTTGAAAACTATCAGAACACGTTTTATCTGCTGGGGTCTGCTGTTGGTCCGCATCCTTATCCGACAATGGTTAAGCACTTTCAGGCCGTCATCAGTGAAGAATCCAAACGGCAGGTTCTTGAAAAAGAAGGGAAGCTTCCTACCGCGGTCATCGCCTGTGTCGGCGGGGGCAGCAATGCGATAGGAGCATTTGCCCATTATATTGATGAACCCGATGTCAGGCTCATCGGTGTTGAGCCGGATAAAGCCCCGACATTGACAGAAGGTGTGCCTGCAGACCTGCATGGGTTTAAGTGCCTGGCGCTCATTGATGAAAACGGACAGCCGAAACCGACTTATTCGATTGCGGCAGGCCTTGATTATCCGGGAGTCGGGCCGGAGCACAGCTTCATGAAAACGAACGGACGGGCTGAATATGTCACCGTCACCAATGATGAGGTGCTTGAAGCTTTTCAGAAACTGTCAAGGACGGAAGGCATCATCCCTGCATTGGAAAGCTCACACGCTGTAGCGCATGCTATGAAACTTGCTCCGCAGCTCCCGGCAGACGATGTTTTGATCGTGAACGTCTCCGGACGCGGCGATAAAGACGTTCAGCATGTATATAACTTGCTCAATAACGAAAGGTGA
- a CDS encoding peptide chain release factor 3, giving the protein MSTLDKNNEYKKRRTFAIISHPDAGKTTLTEKLLYLGGAIHKQGTVKARKSKNFATSDWMELEKQRGISVTSSVMQFDYDGVTVNILDTPGHEDFSEDTYRTLMAVDSVVMIIDAAKGVEAQTKKLFKVVSQRGIPIFTFINKLDRQGREPLELLEEIEEVLGIHSHPMNWPIGMGMSFRGVYDRKEDRLEFYETRQDGQSLEIQKWEDLEPHLDPSEIDKLQEDIMLLDEAGNPYDKDAIDNGKLTPVFFGSAISGFGVPSFLYHYLQLAPLPQPRKSTEGLIDPSDDTFSGFVFKIQANMNPAHRDRIAFLRIVSGKFQRGMTAKLDRTGKPMKLAQGQQFFAENREGLEEAYPGDIIGLYDPGVFQIGDTLYEGKNDFSFEPLPQFPPEHFARVRTKNAMKQKHFYKGLEQLSQEGAIQVYKTPDGTNVFLGAVGVLQFEVFQYRMENEYNVDIEISPIPHKHARWVENWKDSFRSFDKYSNMLVHDRYGRPVFLFENDFSLRWFGDQHPEVELKG; this is encoded by the coding sequence ATGAGTACACTGGATAAAAACAATGAATATAAAAAACGGCGCACCTTTGCAATCATCTCTCACCCGGATGCAGGTAAAACAACGCTTACCGAAAAACTGCTTTATCTTGGCGGCGCCATCCACAAGCAGGGAACCGTCAAAGCGCGAAAATCAAAAAATTTCGCGACCTCCGACTGGATGGAACTTGAAAAGCAGCGCGGCATCTCTGTGACTTCAAGTGTAATGCAATTTGATTATGACGGTGTGACTGTCAACATCCTCGATACACCAGGACATGAAGATTTCAGTGAAGACACGTACAGGACCCTTATGGCTGTTGACAGCGTTGTCATGATCATTGATGCGGCAAAAGGGGTCGAAGCCCAGACGAAGAAGCTTTTTAAAGTCGTCAGCCAGCGCGGCATACCGATTTTCACTTTCATCAACAAGCTCGACCGGCAGGGCCGCGAACCGCTTGAACTGCTTGAAGAAATCGAGGAAGTCCTCGGCATCCATTCCCACCCGATGAACTGGCCGATTGGCATGGGTATGTCTTTCCGCGGTGTATATGACAGGAAGGAAGACCGGCTTGAATTTTATGAAACACGCCAGGACGGCCAGAGTCTTGAGATACAAAAATGGGAAGATCTCGAGCCTCATCTGGATCCATCAGAAATTGACAAGCTTCAAGAAGATATCATGCTGCTGGATGAAGCCGGCAACCCTTATGACAAAGATGCCATTGATAACGGAAAATTGACGCCTGTTTTTTTCGGAAGTGCCATCTCCGGCTTCGGCGTCCCTTCATTCCTTTATCATTATTTGCAGCTGGCGCCTTTGCCGCAGCCGCGTAAGAGCACAGAAGGACTGATTGATCCGTCGGATGATACATTTTCGGGATTCGTTTTTAAAATCCAGGCGAACATGAATCCGGCGCACCGTGACCGGATTGCCTTCCTCCGCATTGTATCGGGGAAATTCCAGCGCGGCATGACAGCAAAGCTTGACCGGACCGGCAAACCGATGAAACTCGCACAGGGCCAGCAGTTTTTTGCCGAAAACCGTGAAGGACTGGAAGAAGCCTATCCCGGTGATATTATCGGGCTTTATGATCCCGGCGTATTCCAAATCGGCGACACGCTTTATGAAGGAAAGAATGATTTCAGTTTTGAGCCTCTTCCGCAATTTCCGCCGGAGCATTTTGCAAGGGTCCGCACGAAAAATGCCATGAAACAAAAGCATTTTTATAAAGGACTTGAGCAGCTTTCACAGGAAGGCGCCATTCAGGTATATAAGACCCCTGATGGAACAAACGTGTTTCTTGGCGCAGTCGGCGTCCTGCAATTCGAAGTGTTCCAGTACCGGATGGAAAACGAATACAATGTGGATATCGAGATTTCTCCGATTCCGCATAAACATGCTCGCTGGGTTGAAAATTGGAAGGACTCATTCAGGTCCTTCGACAAGTATTCCAATATGCTTGTCCATGATCGCTATGGAAGGCCAGTATTCCTATTTGAAAACGATTTTTCACTGCGCTGGTTCGGCGACCAGCATCCTGAGGTTGAGTTGAAAGGTTAA
- a CDS encoding putative holin-like toxin — protein MTPFESLVLMISFASLVVSIIVASNGKK, from the coding sequence ATGACTCCATTTGAATCGCTGGTGCTGATGATTTCTTTTGCATCGCTGGTGGTCTCAATCATTGTGGCGTCAAACGGAAAAAAGTAA